A genomic window from Vagococcus sp. CY52-2 includes:
- the glyQ gene encoding glycine--tRNA ligase subunit alpha, whose product MSQKLTIQEMILALQNYWSNQGCMLMQAYDTEKGAGTMSPYTFLRAIGPEPWNAAYVEPSRRPADGRYGDNPNRLYQHHQFQVVMKPSPENIQELYLDSLKVLGIDPLQHDIRFVEDNWENPSMGCAGLGWEVWLDGMEITQFTYFQQVGGLECKPVTSEITYGLERLASYIQEVESVYDLEWTKGVKYGEIFVQPEYEHSVYSFEQSDQELLLNLFNSYENEAKRAIELGLIHPAYDYVLKCSHMFNLLDARGAVSVTERAGYLARIRNMARALAKGFVEEREKLGFPLLKESVEEDIHE is encoded by the coding sequence ATGAGTCAAAAATTAACCATACAAGAAATGATTTTAGCTCTACAAAATTATTGGTCAAATCAAGGCTGTATGTTAATGCAAGCATACGATACGGAAAAAGGGGCCGGAACAATGAGTCCATATACTTTTTTACGTGCGATTGGTCCAGAACCTTGGAACGCAGCATACGTTGAACCATCACGTCGTCCTGCAGACGGAAGATATGGAGATAACCCAAACCGTTTGTATCAACATCATCAATTCCAAGTCGTGATGAAACCTTCACCAGAAAACATCCAAGAATTATATTTAGATAGTTTGAAAGTATTGGGCATTGACCCATTACAACATGACATTCGTTTTGTTGAAGATAACTGGGAAAATCCTTCTATGGGTTGTGCTGGATTAGGTTGGGAAGTTTGGTTAGATGGAATGGAAATCACTCAGTTTACTTATTTCCAACAAGTGGGTGGATTAGAGTGTAAACCTGTTACATCAGAAATTACATATGGATTAGAACGTTTAGCTTCTTACATTCAAGAAGTTGAAAGTGTCTATGATTTAGAATGGACGAAAGGCGTTAAATACGGTGAGATTTTTGTGCAACCTGAATATGAGCATTCAGTGTATTCATTTGAACAAAGTGACCAAGAGTTATTATTAAACTTATTTAACAGTTATGAAAACGAAGCAAAACGTGCCATTGAATTAGGATTAATTCATCCTGCGTATGATTATGTATTAAAATGTAGTCACATGTTTAACTTACTTGATGCTAGAGGAGCCGTATCTGTTACAGAACGTGCGGGTTATTTAGCAAGAATTCGTAATATGGCTAGAGCGTTAGCTAAAGGGTTTGTTGAAGAACGTGAGAAATTAGGTTTCCCATTATTAAAAGAATCAGTGGAGGAGGATATTCATGAGTAA
- a CDS encoding amino acid ABC transporter permease, translated as MLEIWNTYHQDILSGLKVTLTASLIALIGSLIIGTITAMMQVATKKWIRRIGNIYVNFFRNIPLLIVVMFFFVVLPLYGFKFNGITSGTIGLTLYTSAFIADTVRSGIEAVSTGQKEAGMSSGLNYFQIMYYIVLPQAFKVALPSLGNQFINLVKNSSILAMVTGADLMYTGDLIASETFNTLGTYTLIGLIYLLMTMPLSYLMRYIETRVATN; from the coding sequence ATGTTAGAAATTTGGAATACTTATCATCAAGATATTTTATCTGGACTAAAAGTAACATTGACAGCCAGTTTGATTGCGTTAATTGGTAGTTTGATTATTGGAACAATAACAGCCATGATGCAAGTAGCCACAAAAAAATGGATTCGACGAATTGGCAATATCTACGTTAATTTTTTCCGTAATATTCCTTTATTAATTGTGGTAATGTTTTTCTTTGTTGTATTACCGTTGTATGGATTTAAATTTAATGGAATCACATCAGGTACCATTGGCTTAACATTATATACATCAGCTTTTATTGCGGATACGGTTCGATCAGGTATTGAAGCTGTATCAACGGGTCAAAAGGAAGCAGGAATGTCTTCAGGCTTAAATTATTTCCAAATTATGTACTATATCGTGTTACCTCAAGCATTTAAAGTGGCGTTGCCTTCATTAGGAAATCAATTTATCAATTTAGTTAAAAATTCGTCTATTTTGGCTATGGTTACAGGAGCAGATCTTATGTATACCGGCGACTTGATTGCCAGTGAAACGTTTAATACGTTAGGAACGTATACATTAATTGGCCTCATTTATCTACTGATGACGATGCCGTTGTCGTATTTGATGCGATATATTGAAACACGCGTTGCAACAAATTAA
- a CDS encoding transporter substrate-binding domain-containing protein, which produces MIWGVKYDTKLFGLMNIEKREVEGFDIDIAKEITKRLLGDEKKAEFVEVTSKTRIPLLKNGNIDAIIATMTISDERKKQVDFSDVYFDAGQSLLVKKGSDIKSIDDLKAGKIVLAVKGSTSAVNVRKKAPDVTVLELENYAEAFTALQSGQGDAMTTDNSILLGVVSENPDYELVGGNFTEEPYGIAFNKGQTDLVNEVNRLLSDMKKDGTYDKIYKKWIKD; this is translated from the coding sequence ATGATTTGGGGAGTCAAGTATGACACCAAGTTATTTGGTTTGATGAATATAGAAAAAAGAGAAGTAGAAGGATTTGATATTGATATCGCAAAAGAAATCACTAAACGTTTGTTAGGTGATGAAAAGAAAGCAGAATTTGTTGAGGTTACATCAAAAACAAGAATACCTCTTTTAAAAAATGGAAACATTGATGCGATTATTGCCACTATGACCATTAGTGACGAGCGTAAAAAACAAGTGGATTTCTCAGATGTTTATTTTGATGCGGGGCAGTCACTTTTAGTTAAAAAAGGTAGCGACATAAAAAGTATTGATGATTTAAAAGCAGGAAAAATAGTTTTAGCCGTAAAAGGATCTACTTCAGCTGTAAACGTGAGGAAAAAAGCCCCTGATGTGACAGTTTTAGAATTAGAAAACTATGCTGAAGCGTTTACGGCTCTTCAATCCGGACAAGGTGATGCGATGACAACAGATAATAGCATCCTTTTAGGTGTGGTATCTGAAAACCCTGATTATGAATTAGTTGGTGGTAATTTTACTGAGGAACCATATGGTATTGCGTTTAATAAAGGGCAAACAGACTTAGTAAATGAAGTCAATCGATTGTTATCAGACATGAAAAAAGATGGCACCTATGACAAGATATATAAAAAATGGATTAAAGACTAA
- a CDS encoding amino acid ABC transporter ATP-binding protein, with protein MITFKNVEKYYGEFHALKDINLTIETGEVVVVLGPSGSGKSTMLRCINALEDISTGELIVDGTNIFDPKTNLNDVRKNLGMVFQQFNLYANMSVLENVTLAPIKVLGLDKQAANERAERLLERVGMLDKKESYPSQLSGGQQQRVAIARSLAMTPDYMLFDEPTSALDPEMVGEVLDVMKSLAKESGMTMVVVTHEMGFAREVADRVIFMADGEVLEDRESEAFFDDPQDERAKQFLSKIISH; from the coding sequence ATGATTACATTTAAAAATGTAGAAAAATACTATGGAGAGTTTCATGCATTAAAAGATATCAATCTAACAATTGAAACTGGTGAGGTGGTTGTTGTATTAGGTCCTTCTGGATCAGGTAAGAGTACTATGCTACGTTGTATCAATGCATTGGAAGACATATCAACTGGTGAATTAATAGTAGATGGAACTAATATTTTTGATCCAAAAACGAATTTAAATGACGTCAGAAAAAATCTAGGGATGGTATTCCAACAATTTAACTTATATGCCAATATGAGCGTGTTAGAAAACGTTACGTTAGCACCAATAAAAGTATTGGGTCTAGATAAGCAAGCAGCAAATGAACGTGCTGAGCGTTTATTAGAAAGAGTTGGCATGTTAGATAAAAAAGAGTCGTATCCCTCACAATTGTCAGGAGGTCAACAACAACGTGTGGCTATTGCAAGAAGCTTAGCTATGACACCTGATTATATGTTATTTGATGAACCAACGTCAGCACTTGACCCAGAGATGGTTGGAGAAGTATTGGACGTTATGAAGTCTCTAGCAAAAGAGTCTGGTATGACGATGGTTGTGGTAACTCATGAGATGGGATTTGCCAGAGAAGTAGCGGATAGAGTCATTTTTATGGCTGATGGAGAAGTACTAGAAGATCGCGAATCAGAAGCCTTTTTTGATGATCCACAAGATGAAAGAGCGAAACAATTTTTAAGTAAAATTATTAGTCACTAG
- the glyS gene encoding glycine--tRNA ligase subunit beta, which yields MSKQFLLEVGLEEVPAHLVTPTSKQFAKKAADYLNEHRVSFDNIEVFSTPRRFAIRVNGLADKQENIEEKVKGPAKKIAQDADGHWTKAAIGFAKGQGATTDDLYFETIKDVEYVFVDKFIEGQPVETILPGLTDVVAHLTFPISMTWGEGNYRFIRPVHWLVALLEDKIIPMSLFGINSSNTSRGHRFLGKVATINHSSNYETALEEQFVIVNPVIRQGKISKQINEIEEANQWTIPQDADLLEEVVNLVEYPTVFVGNFEKNYLSLPSEVLITSMKEHQRYFEVLDSEGNLLNHFVSVRNGNSDYLDNVRKGNEKVLQARLEDAEFFYEEDLKSSIADYVEKLKSVTFHEKIGSMYEKMQRVSVISELIGTSVGLSDTEMKELERAAQIYKFDLVTLMVDEFPELQGLIGEKYATLKGESVEVAQAIREHYLPKSSDGELPESNVGAVLAIADKSDTLLSFFAVGLMPKGSNDPYALRRQAYGIIRIIESKGWDFPIIRLQQQMKELINEDIERFGLSIEADEEVLTEFIKGRMKQWFSGKQIRHDIIEAVLESRQENLHTMFETADILVSQASESDFRPTIESLTRVINLSNKAEDKEVGKVNPELFENDSEKKLYEAIMSVSEKVGDLTLNELYEELRHLNPLIESYFEDTMVMVDDQAIRENRLNQLKMIANIALSFASLDRLIVK from the coding sequence ATGAGTAAACAATTTTTATTAGAAGTCGGGTTGGAAGAAGTACCAGCTCATTTAGTCACTCCAACATCAAAACAATTTGCTAAAAAAGCAGCAGATTACTTGAATGAACATCGTGTGTCATTTGATAATATCGAAGTGTTTTCTACACCAAGACGTTTTGCTATTCGTGTAAATGGATTAGCTGATAAACAAGAAAACATAGAAGAAAAAGTAAAAGGACCGGCAAAAAAAATCGCACAAGATGCGGACGGTCATTGGACAAAAGCAGCGATTGGTTTTGCTAAAGGTCAAGGGGCAACAACTGATGATTTATATTTTGAAACAATTAAAGATGTTGAGTATGTCTTTGTTGATAAATTTATTGAAGGCCAACCTGTTGAAACGATTTTACCAGGCTTAACAGATGTCGTAGCTCATTTAACGTTTCCAATCAGCATGACATGGGGAGAAGGAAACTACCGCTTTATCCGTCCAGTACATTGGTTAGTGGCGTTACTTGAAGATAAAATTATCCCTATGTCATTGTTTGGTATTAACAGCTCAAACACATCTCGTGGACATCGTTTCTTAGGAAAAGTTGCGACGATTAATCACTCATCTAATTACGAAACAGCTTTGGAAGAACAGTTTGTGATTGTTAATCCAGTGATTCGCCAAGGCAAAATTAGTAAACAAATCAATGAGATAGAAGAAGCCAATCAATGGACAATTCCTCAAGATGCCGATTTATTAGAAGAAGTCGTTAACCTTGTTGAATACCCAACTGTTTTTGTTGGAAACTTTGAGAAAAACTACTTATCATTACCTTCAGAAGTGTTAATTACGTCGATGAAAGAACACCAACGTTATTTTGAAGTCCTAGATTCAGAAGGAAACTTACTAAATCATTTTGTCTCTGTACGAAATGGTAACTCTGACTATCTTGATAACGTTAGAAAAGGAAATGAAAAAGTTCTTCAAGCTCGTTTGGAAGATGCGGAATTTTTCTATGAAGAAGATTTGAAATCATCTATTGCTGATTATGTCGAAAAACTAAAATCAGTCACATTCCATGAAAAAATTGGGTCAATGTATGAAAAAATGCAACGTGTTTCCGTTATTTCAGAATTAATCGGAACATCAGTTGGTCTATCTGACACAGAGATGAAAGAGTTAGAACGTGCTGCCCAAATTTATAAGTTTGATTTGGTAACATTAATGGTAGATGAGTTCCCAGAGTTACAAGGATTAATCGGGGAAAAATATGCCACATTAAAAGGTGAAAGCGTTGAGGTGGCTCAAGCTATTCGTGAACACTACTTACCAAAATCAAGCGATGGTGAGTTGCCTGAAAGTAATGTAGGAGCTGTTTTGGCGATTGCAGATAAATCAGATACATTATTATCTTTCTTTGCTGTGGGCTTAATGCCTAAAGGCTCAAATGACCCATATGCGTTACGAAGACAAGCTTATGGTATTATTCGTATTATTGAGTCTAAAGGATGGGATTTCCCAATCATTCGTTTGCAACAACAAATGAAAGAACTAATTAATGAAGATATTGAAAGATTTGGATTAAGTATTGAGGCAGATGAAGAAGTTTTAACAGAGTTTATCAAAGGTCGTATGAAACAATGGTTTAGTGGTAAACAAATTCGTCACGATATTATTGAGGCCGTCTTAGAAAGTCGACAAGAAAACTTGCATACGATGTTTGAAACAGCAGATATTTTAGTGAGTCAAGCATCGGAAAGTGATTTTAGACCAACAATCGAATCTTTAACACGTGTTATTAATTTGTCTAATAAAGCAGAAGATAAAGAAGTAGGAAAGGTAAATCCAGAATTATTTGAAAATGATTCTGAGAAAAAACTTTATGAAGCAATTATGTCGGTTTCAGAAAAAGTGGGTGATTTGACACTTAATGAATTGTATGAAGAACTGCGTCATTTAAACCCATTGATTGAATCATATTTTGAAGATACAATGGTTATGGTTGATGATCAAGCAATAAGAGAAAATCGTTTAAATCAATTAAAAATGATAGCAAATATTGCATTATCCTTTGCAAGTTTAGATCGTTTAATTGTTAAATAA
- the tyrS gene encoding tyrosine--tRNA ligase translates to MTTNFLSELKDRGLVYQMTDEQALEELLNEESVKLYIGFDPTADSLHIGHLLPVLTLKRFQEQGHVPVALVGGGTGMIGDPSFKDAERSLNSTEIVESWANSLKNQLSRFIDFDDKTNPAILANNADWLTSMTLIDFLRDVGKNFTINYMMSKESVKRRIETGISYTEFAYQLLQAYDFLKLYETEGVKLQLGGSDQWGNITSGIELLRREKEVQGYGLTMPLIKKADGTKFGKTEGNAVWLDADKTSPYEFYQFWLNTDDRDAVQFLKYFTFLSLDEIVEIEKEFNDAPHERAAQKALAKEVTTLVHGEKSYEQAVRISKALFSGDIKELTGEEIKQGFKDVPSYEVSANDDLNLVELLVNAGIESSKRQAREDVKNGAIYINGDRIQELEYVLSDKDKIENEFIVIRRGKKKYFLLKF, encoded by the coding sequence ATGACAACGAATTTTTTATCAGAATTAAAGGATCGTGGTCTCGTCTATCAAATGACTGACGAACAAGCATTAGAAGAATTATTGAATGAAGAGTCTGTTAAGTTGTATATTGGTTTTGATCCGACAGCAGATAGTTTACACATCGGTCATTTATTACCAGTATTAACCTTAAAACGATTTCAAGAACAAGGACACGTGCCAGTAGCACTTGTTGGTGGGGGAACTGGTATGATTGGTGACCCATCATTTAAAGATGCAGAACGTAGTTTAAATTCTACTGAAATTGTTGAATCATGGGCCAATAGTCTTAAAAATCAATTGTCTCGTTTTATTGATTTTGATGATAAAACAAATCCAGCCATTTTAGCGAATAATGCTGATTGGTTGACTAGTATGACACTGATTGACTTTTTAAGAGATGTAGGTAAAAACTTTACAATCAATTATATGATGAGTAAAGAAAGTGTGAAGCGTCGTATTGAAACAGGTATTTCTTATACTGAATTTGCTTATCAATTATTACAAGCTTATGACTTTCTAAAACTATATGAAACAGAAGGAGTAAAACTTCAATTAGGTGGAAGTGATCAGTGGGGAAATATCACTTCAGGTATTGAGTTATTACGACGTGAAAAAGAAGTACAAGGTTATGGCTTAACGATGCCACTAATTAAAAAAGCAGATGGTACAAAATTTGGTAAAACAGAAGGAAATGCTGTTTGGTTAGATGCTGATAAAACATCTCCGTATGAATTCTACCAATTTTGGTTAAACACTGATGACCGTGATGCGGTTCAATTCTTAAAATACTTTACGTTTTTATCACTAGATGAAATTGTTGAGATTGAAAAAGAATTTAATGACGCACCTCATGAAAGAGCTGCACAAAAAGCATTGGCTAAAGAAGTCACAACACTGGTTCATGGTGAAAAATCTTACGAACAAGCTGTGAGAATTTCTAAAGCATTGTTTAGTGGTGACATCAAAGAATTAACTGGCGAAGAAATTAAACAAGGGTTTAAAGATGTTCCTAGTTATGAAGTATCAGCTAATGATGATTTAAATCTTGTTGAGTTATTAGTGAACGCTGGTATTGAGTCATCTAAACGTCAAGCACGTGAGGATGTCAAAAATGGAGCTATCTACATTAACGGAGATAGAATCCAAGAGTTAGAATATGTCTTATCTGATAAAGATAAAATAGAAAATGAATTTATTGTTATTCGACGTGGAAAGAAAAAATATTTCTTATTGAAGTTTTAA
- a CDS encoding transglycosylase domain-containing protein has protein sequence METQTPDPDKKRDWLFVINVTYRVFRSLFILLIIVGLSLAALGIGTGIGYFASLVKTVDVPEKEDLVKKISDLDQQSNITYADGSLVSVIKSDLIRTNISSNKISNFIKEALVTTEDENFFEHKGIVPKAVARATLSDIIGIGSKSGGSTITQQLVKQQVLTNETSYKRKASEIMLALRTEKIMSKDDILSAYLNVSPFGRNNHGENIAGIEEAALGIFGVHASEVTLPQAAFLAGLPQSPIEYSPYTNDAQLKDDLSAGLNRKDDVLFNMYREKIITKDEYEAAKSYDLKQDFIAPSPKSDTENGFLYTYLYDEATRVLMPSYYEADGHTEDDINNSKQLFDQYFERVKKDIARSGYTIHSTIDKTTYDAMQEAVNNYGYVLDDGSGKLLETGSVLMDNQTGRIYGFIGGRNYSQNQNNHAFQTRRSPGSTMKPILAYAPAIDNGIIGSESKLSDYPLKYKNGQEVKNYSDKGSNSFKSVRESLKWSLNIPVVNLYNDMLQSIDPKQYFDKMNIGLNPDEYYRESIPLGATDYGMTVLEETEAYATLANKGVYNKGFSIDKITNEEGEVIYEHKSDPTQVFKPATASIMNDMMRDVLKSGTGQAAQESLQSVNPTLAKADWVGKTGTSELEKDYWFTASTPGVTMSSWIGYDDNTQMSSTWNKQNMIYWSYMTNYVYQRNSDIFKVNEKFTLDPSVKKEKVVEFTGEKVATVKVDNQQINLKGAKEVESFYATDGPKDSTFKFGIGGTDDNYKNAWKSFSTPRATTNRRN, from the coding sequence GTGGAAACTCAAACCCCTGATCCTGATAAAAAACGTGATTGGCTATTTGTCATTAATGTCACTTATCGTGTATTTCGATCGTTATTTATTCTATTAATTATTGTAGGCTTATCTTTAGCTGCATTAGGTATTGGAACAGGCATTGGCTATTTTGCTTCTTTAGTTAAAACCGTTGATGTACCTGAAAAAGAAGATCTTGTCAAAAAAATTTCAGATTTAGATCAACAGTCTAACATAACTTATGCAGATGGTTCTTTAGTTTCAGTAATAAAATCAGACTTAATTCGTACAAATATTTCATCAAATAAAATTTCAAATTTTATAAAGGAAGCGTTGGTTACTACTGAGGACGAAAACTTTTTTGAACACAAAGGAATTGTACCAAAAGCGGTTGCTAGAGCAACTTTGTCTGATATCATTGGCATTGGAAGTAAGTCTGGTGGTTCAACCATTACACAACAATTAGTCAAACAACAAGTTTTAACAAATGAAACATCTTATAAAAGAAAAGCTTCAGAAATAATGCTTGCTCTTCGAACTGAAAAAATCATGTCAAAAGATGATATTTTAAGTGCTTACCTGAATGTTTCTCCTTTTGGACGAAATAATCATGGTGAAAATATTGCAGGTATTGAAGAAGCCGCTTTAGGAATATTTGGCGTTCACGCTAGTGAGGTTACTTTACCACAAGCTGCTTTTTTAGCTGGTCTACCACAAAGCCCAATAGAATACTCTCCATACACAAACGATGCACAATTGAAAGATGACTTAAGTGCTGGACTTAATAGAAAAGATGACGTTCTCTTTAATATGTATCGTGAAAAAATAATCACTAAGGACGAATATGAAGCAGCAAAAAGTTATGATTTGAAACAAGATTTCATTGCACCTTCTCCTAAATCGGATACTGAGAATGGCTTTTTATATACCTATCTATATGATGAAGCAACGCGTGTTTTAATGCCAAGTTACTATGAAGCTGATGGACACACAGAAGATGATATCAATAATTCAAAACAACTATTTGATCAATATTTCGAAAGAGTCAAAAAAGATATTGCACGTTCTGGTTATACGATTCATTCAACGATTGATAAAACAACATATGATGCCATGCAAGAAGCGGTAAATAATTATGGCTATGTATTAGATGATGGCAGTGGAAAATTACTGGAAACAGGAAGTGTCTTAATGGATAATCAAACTGGCCGTATCTACGGTTTTATTGGTGGTAGAAATTATAGCCAAAATCAAAATAATCATGCTTTTCAAACTAGACGTTCACCTGGCTCTACTATGAAACCTATTTTAGCTTACGCTCCAGCAATCGATAATGGTATCATTGGTTCAGAATCAAAATTATCTGATTATCCATTAAAATACAAAAATGGACAAGAAGTAAAAAACTATTCTGATAAAGGGAGTAACTCCTTTAAATCTGTAAGAGAATCACTAAAATGGTCACTGAATATTCCGGTGGTTAATTTATATAATGATATGCTTCAAAGTATAGATCCTAAACAATATTTTGATAAAATGAATATAGGACTTAATCCCGATGAGTACTACCGTGAATCAATCCCTCTTGGCGCAACTGATTATGGTATGACGGTCTTAGAGGAAACAGAAGCTTATGCTACTTTAGCTAATAAAGGAGTTTATAATAAAGGCTTCTCCATTGATAAAATCACAAATGAAGAAGGTGAGGTCATTTATGAACATAAATCTGATCCAACCCAAGTCTTTAAACCTGCTACAGCATCTATCATGAATGACATGATGCGAGATGTTCTAAAAAGTGGAACAGGTCAAGCAGCCCAGGAGTCCCTTCAATCTGTTAACCCAACACTTGCTAAAGCTGACTGGGTTGGAAAAACCGGGACATCAGAATTAGAAAAAGATTATTGGTTTACCGCTTCTACTCCGGGAGTGACGATGAGTAGCTGGATTGGTTACGATGACAACACTCAAATGAGCTCAACGTGGAACAAACAAAATATGATTTATTGGTCTTATATGACAAATTATGTGTATCAAAGAAATTCTGATATATTTAAAGTGAATGAAAAATTCACCTTAGACCCTTCTGTAAAAAAAGAAAAGGTCGTCGAATTTACAGGAGAAAAGGTAGCCACCGTCAAAGTAGATAATCAACAAATCAACTTAAAAGGAGCAAAAGAAGTAGAAAGCTTCTATGCAACTGATGGCCCTAAAGATAGTACTTTCAAATTTGGTATTGGTGGAACCGATGATAATTATAAAAATGCATGGAAATCATTTAGTACACCTAGAGCAACAACTAATAGAAGAAATTAA